The Fulvia fulva chromosome 11, complete sequence genome segment TGCGGCGAGCTTGGATGCCTCGGTTGCGACGCGCTCGAAGATGTCGTTGACGAAAGAGTTGAGGATGGACATGGCACGGTTGGAGATACCGGTGTCTGGGTGAACCTGCTTGAGGACTGTGGGAAAAGACGCGTCAGCAAATGAGTCATTGATGAAATACGACTTCAGAATGAAGCGCAGATGAGATGAGGAAAGTCGTACCCTTGTAGATGTATGAGGAGTAGGTCTCCTTTCTGGTCTTGGTGCGCTTCTTCTTGTCACCGGTGGCAGCGGCGGTCTTCTTGCCAGCCTCCTTCTTCTCTGCAGGGGCCTTGCCAGCTGGTGCCTTGCCGGCGGTGGTTGGGGTCTGGAAGCAAACGCGTCAGTTTCTGTGTTGGATGCGCCGGAAACGCAATTCGGGCTCAAAGTACCTTTTGTGCTGCCTTTGGTGCCATTTCGACGTCTGTTTCTGATGAACTTGGGTGGTGGAATTGGTTTGAGATGGTGTTGATGGATGGATGCGGTAGTCGATGGATGCTGCAGAGTTGTGTGAGGAAAGGAAGAAAGTCGTTGGCGAAGTTGCGAGGGCAAGCCCGCTTCTTAAAGTGCGGGCTCAGCGCTG includes the following:
- a CDS encoding Histone H2B, giving the protein MAPKAAQKTPTTAGKAPAGKAPAEKKEAGKKTAAATGDKKKRTKTRKETYSSYIYKVLKQVHPDTGISNRAMSILNSFVNDIFERVATEASKLAAYNKKSTISSREIQTSVRLILPGELAKHAVSEGTKAVTKYSSSTK